From the genome of Capsicum annuum cultivar UCD-10X-F1 chromosome 4, UCD10Xv1.1, whole genome shotgun sequence:
gaaAGTCCAATTTTGGGTCTGCCGAGATAAATAGTTAGCTTTCGATACATTCAATAAAGATACAGTTTTTCCTTTataaaagatacataattagcttccaatGCATTTTTTTCACCGATTTTAAGTCTGTCGAGatgcataatacatccaacgaagatatattgttttctttataaagatacataattaactcttgatacatttttttcaatttcatatctgtcgagatacataagtAACTTCCAATACATCCaatgaaaatacataattagttgaaattttgtaattattatgtaaaggtgaaaatttatgtaaatatgataagataaaatatacatttatgttatatttcttaaaaattataaaatacatattttattttcaatatatatatttttaaaaaatattgtataaaggcaattttttttttttttttcaaaattgacaTGACTTGAATCTTGTTCCCCAAGTGGTGGGAATTGCCTTCTACCTCAAGATCTAAAAACCGattattgttttttccttttcctttttttttctttttaatttcatttcatttcatttccttttttcttcttcttcgccGTCTAGGTTTTAACAAACAAAAAATCACACAAACAAAAAAACATTATAAACtaaatcaaaaaaacaaaaaaaaaatcctttgtGACAATATGGGTGCTTCTTCTTGCTATTCTAAGCTGCTCACCACCTGCGCACGTTAGCAAACATTAcctcaataaaattagtttttatttttgcatcGTCATGTCAAGGTTAGTATgaaaaaaatgtgaatttttaatttatgttttttttttgtttgtatttttaatttttttttttgtgtgtatttttaatttttttttgaatttttagtttgtgGGGTTTTattgttttgagtttttaattgtGGGGTTtgtaaagtttgaatttttagtttatggggtttatttatttatttattttcagctTTTCATTGGTGGggttttgttgtttttgaaattgttgttgattcttgatgttgttttggtgtttgtttacaatattgttgtttttgttacttATGTGGGAATAAGTATTAAGAGTAATGAGGATAATTTTGAACTATAGTTAATAGTAGATGGGGGGCGTTGAGTAAcgggtaaagttgttgccatgtgatcaagaggtcacgggttcaattcttggaaacaacctctggcagaaatgtaaggtaagactgcgtacattACACCCTTGCGTTGGGCCCTTCCCTGGACCTTGCGCATAGcaagagctttagtgcaccgggctgcccttttagtGGTGTCCGGGATAGCTTAAGCGTAGCTGAATTAATTCAATGAGCACATGTTACTTACCACCAGCATCGGTAGTTGTGTCCGTTTAGGCTTGGacaaatgggaagaaatcacctagtgtttttgctTCTGCTGGGATTTGAACCTGTGACTTATGTTGCTAGGACTCTTCAAACATACAGTACTTTTGGAGAAACCGACATATGTACCCGTAGACATTTTTTAAGAGTCCGAGTAGCATAGCCTGGGACCTAATGGTTCTCAACGCTCGTCATTGAATAATAGGGCTTAGACTATGCCCTTGGCTATGTCAAGTCGGAGCCTTTTCAATGAAGTATGTTGATTTTGTGCTATAGTTCGATAACATAGGGGGATAAATTTGGACCTTGTCTCTTCAGAGAATTCATCATAACGATGGGGCCTTTTTTAAAATAGTGGTGTTTGGGCTAGCGTAGGCATAGCTGGATTATTCAACGGGTACCTGTTACTTCCCATCAGGGCCGCAACAGTGTATGCCAATGCTGTGCGAAATGAGAAGAAATCATCTAGTGTTTTTGCGTGTGCTAGGATTCAAACATGAGACCTCATGATTCTCAACACACTTCATCAAACACTAGGGCCCAGCCCCCAGGCCATGCCTTTGGTTGCATAAAGTTGGAGCCTTTTCCATGAAGTACGTTGATAGTTCCACAGTAGTCCGTGCTATAGCTCTGTAACATAGGGGATAGATTTGGACCTCGTAGCGTTTTTCTATGTTGTTCATCAATCTATTGTCAATGAGCGAGTGAGGTAAAGAAAAGAATTGTCATCAGGTAATAACATTATCCAGTTGGTTATTTGGATGTTTCGGTAGCTAAGTTGAAGCTTTTTGgttttttaatggtggttttcgGGAAGCTTATGCATAGCTGGACTAGTTCAATGTGTAACTGGGTCCACCAAGGCTGggagaaataagaaaaattatctgtTGTTTTTGCGTCCGTTGGAATTTGAACCTGATACCTCGTGCTTCTCTTTCGCACACACTTCATTGAACACTAGGACATGCCCTTGGCTGTGTTACGTTGGAGCCTTTTCCACGAAGTAAGCAGACAATTCTGCAGTAGTCTATGCTATAGCTACGTAATGTAGGGGGTATATTTGGACCTTGTCCCTTCAGAGAATTCATCCTAATTATACtgtttttatgttgttcttgttcGTCAATCTATTGCAATGAGTCTAATACTTGTTCCAAAGATGAAGGTAAATGCCTACAAATAAGTGAAAGAAGCCAATTTGTTTGGATATGAACGAGCAGCACCCTAAGCAATGTGGCGTGTTCACATCAGAGTCCAATTGCCAGGTCACATAAAAGAACAGAAACAAGTGGAGCGTATGAAGTTACTTTAATACCAAAAATCTCCACCACTCTGCCCAAAAAAAATGGTAATGTAGAAACGGAAAGGTTGGAAATGAATGAGCAAAATTGTATTATTCAATACATCAAATCTCTTGTTCTGGAACTCTTCCTTTCTTCTCTTGAAACCTAGGTAAGTTTGTTGAACCACTTGGCATGTTGCAGAACGCTTTTAGCAATTGATTAGTTGACCCTTTATATTAGTTGTTTATCAACAGCAATAAAATTGAATGCTTATGTAAAACTTATGGTCATTATTTGCTCAACAACCCTCGCTTTTGTATGGCATAGCTTTTCCATGTTTCGAGAGTAGAGCCTAATCGACCACAAATGCGTGTTTGACCTGGATAGGGGGGCTATGAGACGGGGGAGGGTTAGGATGTACgtgaccttacccctaccttaaTGGGGAAGAAGGGTCCTGTGACACTGTTGTATATCTAAGAGAAGTTAAAATGTGGAGGGAGTATATGTATTCTTGAGTTATTTATGATTCCATTAGTAAATTCCTAATGGATGTTGTTTTCGGATATTGGCTCTTTTGATAGTACGTAGATTGCTTTTGAATGCCTTGGTCTTTTGTTGTGTCGGAATGCATTTTGTAACTTGCGATTGTACTTTTGACTGTTAACGCAGATTCTTTAGAATTGGTAGTATTAAAAGAATTGCACAATCCCTTGAAAAAAGTCAGAGAAATGCTTATTCAGGAGAAAAACATGGATTGCTTTTTAGGGTCGGTATATGTATTTCAAAGTACAGATATTATGGGCAATACACATCTTCTACTAGAGGATGTGCTTCATTTACTGGGTACAGAGTACAAAACGGAATGTACAACAATTTTCACAAGATACAGCCAGCCACTTCGTCAAACAATTCTATAGAACATCATGCCCGACTTGCTTGGAGGAGGTTCTTACTGACTTCTCCGTGCAGGGGAAGAACTTTTATGCCACTAAGTAGAATTGCTCAAGCAGTTAGTTTGGCTTTATGCCGCTCTGCGGTTCTTGTTCCTGGTATTTTTGCCCTAAGATATGGAAAGAATGTAGCAGTGGCAGAGGCAGAGGCCCTGCCGGTTGTGGACCTTTCCTCGCCAAGGAATACATTTTATCTACGTGCACAAGATAGTCATGCTGTATTTACGCGACTAATCTTTTCAGCATTTGAAGGTGTTGTTCTTTTGGTGAGAGCTTTTTGTTTAGCAATCCTGTTTTCGCCGAGCATTGCAATGGCTCCGTTCGCGGAAGTTCTGGGTCCCAGGTACAGGAAAATATGGCTTCAAGTTGTTCACCGGACTCTCGAAAGAGCAGGTCCAGCATTTATAAAATGGGGCCAATGGGCGGCTACACGGCCGGATCTTTTCCCAAAAGACTTGTGTGCTGAGCTGACAAAGCTTCATTCAAAAGCTCCTGAACATAACTTCGCCTACACAAAAAAAGCTGTCGAAAAAGCTTTTGGTCGCAAGCTTTCCGAGATTTTTGACGATTTTGAGCAGACCCCTGTAGCATCTGGAAGTATAGCTCAAGTGCATCGTGCTACCTTGAGGTCTAGATACACTGGTCGAGTGATCAAGCCCATGAAAGTGGCAGTGAAGGTTAGACACCCTGGAGTTGGTGAATCAATTAAAAGAGATTTTGAGATTATCAATGTGGCTGCAAAATTATCAGGGTTCATTCCATCACTTCAGTGGCTTAGATTGGATGAAAGTGTCCAGCAATTTGCCGTCTTTATGATGTCACAAGTTGACCTAGCTAGAGAAGCTGCCCATCTAAGTcgttttatttataattttcgaAGATGGAAAAATGTCTCTTTCCCTAAGCCTGTTTATCCATTAGTACATCCTGCCGTGCTGGTGGAAACTTTTGAGGAAGGGGAAAGTGTCGCCCACTATGTTGATGAACTTCAGGGTCATGCGCGACTTAAGAGTGCTCTTGCTCATATTGGAACTCATGCACTTCTCAAGATGCTTCTGGTAAGCTTTTCTTTGATGTATTTTGTTCGAATTGCTTGTATTATCATGGATTTGTTTGTCGTTCATCATATAGTAATTGGTTTCCTAAAATTTGTGTCTTTTTTGTGATTATGTACCAGATGCAACAAAGCATGTATAGTTTTTCCCAACAAAGCAAGAAGCTAGAATTTTAACTGTGATTGGATTCTAAAGAGGCTCTTCAAAGATGCCGTTGGGTGCGTGTCGGTTCCTCCAAAAGTAGTGgattttggaggatccgacacgggcGTGACAAtgtttttgaagagtccgagaaACATAACTTTTCTAGTATATAATTAAGTGGATTTACTCAAAATAAGAATAAGATTCTCAAATACATTTCCACATGCTGAAGACTGTTAAAACATGACgtaaataaaaacttatttgatATTTCTTAGTATTATCTGTTCCTTCATTTTAAGACATAAATCTGAGATGAGTTTTGAACACCAATATACTATACACTTTCAAGGGCTTGTTTGGTAGGGTGTATAAGAATAGTACTTAATAGGGTGTATTAGTAATCCGAAGATTAGTTAGGATGACATTATCTTTTATCGactgtttggtttgttgtattaaATGAATAGGGTGTACTAGAATAGAAATTTTACTGGATAGGGTGTATAAGAACAGAAATATTATGGAATAGGGCCTAGTAGAATAGGAAAGTACTCCATATTGTTAATGCCATGGGCCTATTGTTCACTATTCATAAGAATAATACTGGATAGTGTGTATGACTATTGCACATGTATTATTTTCTCTAATACCTCCTACCAAATGACCCGTTAGAGCTAAGAACATATGGTTATGCTTTTTGCGTTGGTGTTTCGATTCATTATGCATGTTCATATATTTTTGGTTGTTCAGATATATTTCTTTTTGCTCGTCTCCCATTTTTTCTGCACAAGATAATGAACAGCATTTGTCTTCACATCAAGAAGTTACTTTCTTCTGACATGTTCTGGTGAAGAAGCAGCTCACTAGCAACCGGCTTCACCCTATCACTTTAAGATATAGGCCGTAGCTTGTACACTGGCGCAAGTGGCAACCTATTTATTATTGAGAGTCGGCAGAGCACCGAGTTCTTTGCTATTTTGTTGCTTTGCACGTGGTTCTTTTCATGCTATTTCGTATATTATGTGAAAGTTTAGATGTAAAACCGACATAATAGATGGAAATCTGGGGGATGTGTCTGTTTGTGTGTGCGAGAGATATTCCATTGGACCTAAGGTACACTTCTTTCCTTCAGGTTGACAACTTCATGCATGCAGACATGCATCCAGGAAATATTCTTGTCCGTGTATCACAGCACAAGTCCTCTCAGAAACGTATATTCAAGTCAAAGCCCCATGTGATTTTCCTTGATGTAGGCATGACTGCTGAACTTTCACAGAACGATAAGTTGAATTTGCTTGAATTCTTTAAGGCTGTCGCTCGTCGAGATGGTTCCACTGCAGCTCGGTGTACCTTAAATCTATCAAAGAAGCAGAATTGCCCTAATCCAGATGCCTTCATTAAGGTGAACTATTTATTCATTCCGTATTTCTTTTCCATTTTAAGGCAATTCTCAAAGATTCGACTTGTTTCTATTTTTCAGAGTGGCTTACTTTTTGCTGAATCTCCAATATACGGGCGTGGGAACATGGTTTCCCTATTCTCTATATGGTTCTCTCTTTTAGGAAGTCCCATCAATGTGCCTTTTGGGTATCAACATTAGTGAATTGTCCTGAATGTGTTTACTCTTGATAGAAGAGCATGTTAAACTACTAATTTTTGATAAAGGAAGATCATGCTAaactaactaaaagaaaaaagtCCAAGGGATAAGGAAAACTAAGAGGCGACGTGCCAGAACCTTGATATTGATTTCTCCTCCATCATGATATCCTCATCTACTCATGGTTACGACTTGCAATTATTTAGTTCTTTCCTCGACACTGGTGTCAGAGGAAGAGCAAACCTAGCACCGTATATTGAAAATCATGATGCACAGAGATAATGATGACTTCATCAGTTCTCCCACCCGGTGCTGTATGTGTGAAACTTGCATGCTGCTTATGTCTTGGAACACTCTGGTTATAATGAAAAGTGAAAACATGGCTTGTTATAACATCCTTGCGACTTTCAAAATGCTACATAAGAAagtcatttatttttttgagaaactTCCTACGTCATTGAGGAAATAGTAGAAGTGAAGTTGATACACAAACGAAATAGGTTATCATGGTGAAACTTTGTATCTGGTCTTTTTGAGCCTTTTTTCATTTTGCAGTGGGGGAGTGTACGGGGGATCGGGTCCAAAGTTGAAGAAAAGATTTATGGACCTTCAGTAGCTCCAGATCATTTCGTATTGTCAAAAACTCTTTACATCCTCCTTCCGtagaaaattttgaatatttcAGCCGACTCTTTTATTCGTAATGTTCATAGACGAAAGAGACGATCCTTCGCTCCTGTGAGCAGGATGGTGTTCCAATGTGCAAGGCCCTTTCCTGAAGAGGTCGAAAATTCACGACCCATTCATAGTACTTTTGTCTTATTGGCTGTGTCTAGCAGCCAATGAATCCTACTCATTACCGGAATTGGATTTGGATATTTAATAGTACAACCACTTTCCCCTGCATGAAAGTCTAATGGTTTGGGGGCACTGTGTCCCCAGATATTAGGCTCCGTGTCTCTTCAACCATCCATTCTCGTAGTTCCGAGATATATGTAAAGAACCTTCAGATcccacttgtggaattacactgggtatgttgttgtgaATGAACCTTCAACATCATGTTTTTAGGTTCTCATATCTTAGTCGTAGAAATATATGATTGAGTAtgtcttttttcttaaaaatatttatggaGGGAGTAGTCTTTTGGAATATTATTGATCGATCTACTGTATAATGACACCCTTTTTTTGGACCAAGAAATGCCTTTTGACCGGATGGCCTTTTTATAATCTAAGTTGTGCGGACTCTCCACTTTCAATGCCACACttgtgtcggattctccaaaagtaaacactacttttggagaatctgacacgCACCCGCCGACATTTTTTGAAGAATTCAAGCAACATAGTTTATAACCACTGCCAATACATCTGTTTTGCTTAGGATTTGTGCCAAGTTCTTTTTATCGTAAACCATTTGTAATATCAATTCCTTTCCTCCTCTTGTTCCTGACAATATTTAGTCTTCGTCGTCTTATTAAACAGGAAGTGAAAGAGTCATTTGATTTTTGGGGGACACCGGAAGGAGACTTCGTCCATCCTGCAGACTGCATGACACAACTACTTGAACAAGTGAGGCGTCACAGAGTGAACATTGATGGCAACGTGTGCACAGCGATGGTTACAACTTTAGTCCTGGAGGTAGTTTCTTCCCGAAtcagtttcaatttgtttgtcttatttccttcttagtccgtttaaaaaaaatgCCTCTTTCCTTTCTTGGCAACTCTTTAACTTTCCACCCGACatgcttaagaccacaagattgaagagCATTTTAGTACATTCAACATATTTTAGTTTACGACCACAAGACTCAAAAGTCCTCTTTACTTAAACTCCGTATCAAGTCAAAACCAGACAAACAAATTAGAGCAGAGGGAGTACATGATCCTTCGTCACCTCTACCTAAGACCCCTAATGAGTGGTATCGCTTCCGTACTATTCGTGACCTTGTTTTATCTTGTTCGCAGGGCTGGCAACGGAAACTTGATCCTGATTATAATATAATGCGCACACTACAGACGTTGCTTCTCAAAGCCGACTGGGCAAAAGATCTTTCCTACACAATTGAACAGGTCATGGCTCCATGAAACTTCCTTCATGTTACTGCAAACGAATCGTCTCATGAATCCTGATATACAACACACAAATGTATATTTTAGCCCCAATAGACCAAAATCATGTCTAGTTTTACATTTTAACCATTTAGCTGGCCACATATCCGCCTCGGAAGATTTTGTTAGGgaaacatcttatatatatatatatcgatcaCGAATAATACTGACCTCCGGAGTTTGACACTCGCGGCAACAATTGCAAAAGGAAGTGTAATAACTTCCTAAGTTaattcattgatttttcttttttagttttagtttttttgaaGGGAAAAGATAGACAAAGACATTAGAGTTTTGTTCTCATCTCTACAGTTTTCCTCTCAATGTATGTAATTTTGCCAGTTTTTGTTGtgctttatttttctatattagaAGGGAAAGAGCAATTTTGTGTGAAGCTGTTATTGTTGGTTGCTATTGTTAAGCTGTTGAAAGAACAAAACTTATATATATAGGCAGCATATTTGTCATCCCTTTGTTACTAAAATTTTTCTATTACTACGTGTTGTTTGCATCGTATTATTTGGCTGTTACTGTTTCTTGTTTTCGGAATGTTGTGTTAGTTTCTTGTGCTTCTGTTATCGTATTATTTGTCTGTTACTGTTTCTTGTTTTCAGAATGTTGCGTTGTGCTTTCTCTATTGCTTGCGATCTTCTCTTTATAtctgtattttctttttcaagctGCTTTGAAATGCTTTACTTTGAGCCGAGAGCTTTCGGAAGCTACCTCTTTACCTTCACGAGGCCGAGGTAAGGGTAGCGTATACTCTATGTTCCCCAGACTCTACCTGTGGAATTACATTTGAGTATGTTGTTATTACGAAATAGCTCTTGGGAAAGATCAACCGAGTTACTTTTATTCGTTGAGCGACTACCTTTTCACTCGATAGCTTTGGAACACTAAGGTCGACTTCTCTCCTTGCTTGCCGGGGTGAGCGTTGTGCAGTCAAGCTCCGTTCTGCCTTTGCACTTTGAGAACCAATTTGTGTCTTGTCCAAAGAAATCTTTGCACGCGTCTGCTACCTTTGGGAAGGCTTATATGCCCCTAAAACCCTATCTATTTGAGACTGTCCCTTGCCCCGTAGGTCACTACACGGATTTCTAGGTCATAAGAAGCTAAATATGCAATATTAACTTATTTGCATTCGATGTTTATATCTAACTCAATAACTCTTATTGTTATATATACAATGtctcttataaaataatttacaaaaatttcaactaattatgtatcttcatcgGATGTACTGGGAGCTAATTACGTATCTTGATAGAccgaaaattaaaagtttcagtAACTAAGCAAAATGTTAGAATTTTGTTGTTGTGCTAATGTTTTTGTAATGCATATTAGATAAACCAATATATAAAggttcttaaaaaaaaaaacacttgtgattacaacaattatgaacaataaatacaatataaacaattaataaattaattcctATCTAACCCTATTCCAAATATATCCAAATATATGTGGAAAAATCTTactataaaatgaaatattttccttctatATTCTTTTTTACAAAATATCTATGTTGAAGGGAATCTTGGAGCAACGATACAATATGTGTCTTCGTGTGAACTGCGATATTTCGAGCACTTATCTTCTGCGAAAAAATGTCTTACCCTCAGCATCTTCATTTACGATACGAACAACTTGTTTCGGAGGAACATTTCTCCAAATTTGAGGTTTTTTCATATGATGTCCCAATTGTGCCAGCTTATCCGCAGCTCGATTTCCTTCTCGAAAAATGTGCGTTACGATACAACTTTTAATTTTAGGTATAAGTAAATTGATatgattaatttctttttgtactTCAACAcacctaacaatttttttttgtacaaTAATTTCAACTAATGACTTAGAATCACCTTCAAGCCACACTTCTTCCCAACCATTTTCGAGTATATACTCGAGACCTTTGGTTAAAGCTGCCAGTTCAGCGATAGTGCTATTTGATTTTCCGATCGATTCAGCATACCCTAATAAAAATTCCGCGTCGTGATTCCGAAAAATACCTCCAATGCTTGATTTTCCTGTTTTACATTTACATGAtccatcaaaatttaattttgtccATCCTATTTTTGGTTTTTCCCATGATACTGGAATTAAATTTAAACTTTCTTTATGCCAATTTCTTAAAAGTAATTGAAATGGCTTT
Proteins encoded in this window:
- the LOC107868324 gene encoding probable serine/threonine-protein kinase abkC isoform X2, which codes for MSRFFRIGSIKRIAQSLEKSQRNAYSGEKHGLLFRVGICISKYRYYGQYTSSTRGCASFTGYRVQNGMYNNFHKIQPATSSNNSIEHHARLAWRRFLLTSPCRGRTFMPLSRIAQAVSLALCRSAVLVPGIFALRYGKNVAVAEAEALPVVDLSSPRNTFYLRAQDSHAVFTRLIFSAFEGVVLLVRAFCLAILFSPSIAMAPFAEVLGPRYRKIWLQVVHRTLERAGPAFIKWGQWAATRPDLFPKDLCAELTKLHSKAPEHNFAYTKKAVEKAFGRKLSEIFDDFEQTPVASGSIAQVHRATLRSRYTGRVIKPMKVAVKVRHPGVGESIKRDFEIINVAAKLSGFIPSLQWLRLDESVQQFAVFMMSQVDLAREAAHLSRFIYNFRRWKNVSFPKPVYPLVHPAVLVETFEEGESVAHYVDELQGHARLKSALAHIGTHALLKMLLVDNFMHADMHPGNILVRVSQHKSSQKRIFKSKPHVIFLDVGMTAELSQNDKLNLLEFFKAVARRDGSTAARCTLNLSKKQNCPNPDAFIKEVKESFDFWGTPEGDFVHPADCMTQLLEQVRRHRVNIDGNVCTAMVTTLVLEGWQRKLDPDYNIMRTLQTLLLKADWAKDLSYTIEQVMAP
- the LOC107868324 gene encoding probable serine/threonine-protein kinase abkC isoform X1, which gives rise to MSKIVLFNTSNLLFWNSSFLLLKPRFFRIGSIKRIAQSLEKSQRNAYSGEKHGLLFRVGICISKYRYYGQYTSSTRGCASFTGYRVQNGMYNNFHKIQPATSSNNSIEHHARLAWRRFLLTSPCRGRTFMPLSRIAQAVSLALCRSAVLVPGIFALRYGKNVAVAEAEALPVVDLSSPRNTFYLRAQDSHAVFTRLIFSAFEGVVLLVRAFCLAILFSPSIAMAPFAEVLGPRYRKIWLQVVHRTLERAGPAFIKWGQWAATRPDLFPKDLCAELTKLHSKAPEHNFAYTKKAVEKAFGRKLSEIFDDFEQTPVASGSIAQVHRATLRSRYTGRVIKPMKVAVKVRHPGVGESIKRDFEIINVAAKLSGFIPSLQWLRLDESVQQFAVFMMSQVDLAREAAHLSRFIYNFRRWKNVSFPKPVYPLVHPAVLVETFEEGESVAHYVDELQGHARLKSALAHIGTHALLKMLLVDNFMHADMHPGNILVRVSQHKSSQKRIFKSKPHVIFLDVGMTAELSQNDKLNLLEFFKAVARRDGSTAARCTLNLSKKQNCPNPDAFIKEVKESFDFWGTPEGDFVHPADCMTQLLEQVRRHRVNIDGNVCTAMVTTLVLEGWQRKLDPDYNIMRTLQTLLLKADWAKDLSYTIEQVMAP